Part of the Kryptolebias marmoratus isolate JLee-2015 linkage group LG20, ASM164957v2, whole genome shotgun sequence genome, cacctatatttttttctagttgAATTGTACAGGATATATGtcacagtaaaaaataatttatgacattttttacaTCCCTAAATCTTGTTATTTTAACTGGGTGTGTAGCCAAACGTGTATCCTGTTTAAATGTGTGGCTAATCAGGTCATTGTTGCACTTTGCTGCCATCTGTCGGTAAGGGAGGGTATCTGCTAAACCTGGCTGCTCGTTTGAGAAGTAGCTTCAGCTTTTACACATCAAACTTGTCTGCGTTTTGAAGAAATAATGAACCGTCATAATAAATTTCCGTTTGCCCATTCAGTGATGCCTAAAGCACCGGCTTCAGGACCCAGACAGGCGCCTCCTTCACGGTATGTAAACCCTGGTTTCTGTCATGTTGCAGAAAAAGTCAACATTGACAATGGGGCCTTGTAGGCTTCTGACTTTATCATTTTTCCTGGGTAGTCAGGCTTCACATTTCTCATAATACCTAACAGTTAAACCTGCACAAAGTCttgttaatttattattattttaattttgttttgccGTGCGGCTAAAACTTTTAGCATAACTAGCCCAgctagcttagcttagcttagcttagcttattttgCTTGTCTGCTCGTTCAGTcgcttttattttactgtcgttttgtttttgtttttgttgtttcagagtCCCCCAGGCTTTCGTAGAAGCCATGAAACGGATATCAGCGTCTGAGACGGCTCTCAGCACTCCACTCCAATCAAAGAAAGGTTCTGTGGACATCCAGACACACCATGAAGCTAAAACACGTTCATTCACAGGCTCAGGCtttcatatttaatttcacCGAAACACGGCTACATACCACAACTACCACTGAACAAATtaggtttttaggtttttattgcACTGGTTTAAATAATTTCCCAAATCAAATTATatgccaaaataaaatttaaaaatgctatTAAACATGGTATTTAAAGTTGTAGCTCTACTAAGCAAAGCAGCAGGCATAGACAGTTTCAGTTTCACATGCAATAAcagtcatttatttcatttcaagGATTTTATGAACCAGGacatgacaaaaacagatttcaccgtgtcaatatttattaaacaataaagatGCCAacatggaaaagctgtgtgacaAAAAGTCCCAAGTCCACCTCCTGGTCCAGCAGCTTGTAGTGACTAATGACCCACTCTTCTTTTCAATGTCACTTCAGTTTATTGTAGTTTGCACATTTGTTTACTACAGCGTTTTACTCAGATTGAGGTCTGAACGTAGACTGGACCATTACAGCactttcattcttttctttgtgagccattctgttgtagatcagctggtGTTTGGGCTCATTGTTCTGCTGCATcttgacccagtttggtccaaacttcagctgttggacagatggtctcacatttgactccagagtcctttggtctacagaggagatCATGGTCGACTCAaggactgcaaggagcccaaaccatcagccctctaccaccgtgctgacagctgggatgaggtgtttgtgctgatatgttGTGTTTTGCATCAGGGccaaacatctctactttggtctcatctgttcaaaggacattgttccagaagtcctgtggttcattcagatgaaactttattaACCTAAGTTGGGCTGTTATGCTCTGTTTAGAAAGGAGATTTTTCCTATAAGCCAATGTTTTACTATTGTCCTGTCTCTTTCACTCTTTAACCTGCTAAccgaggcctgtagagtctgagatgcaGTGTTAgcattgcatggtctgaccttggggtgaatttgctggacGTCTACTCCTGTAAGATTAGCAGGTGTCTTTAAAGCTTCACTCTTATAAAtacatacattacatacaataCATTTTCCCCCACTGCAGTATAATGGACTAGTTTGGGCTTTAACCCTTCCTAGGTTGATGGGCAACAACAGCTGCTTCTTAaagatcattgctgatgtctttcctccttgtcgttgtgtgaacacacacctgtatgctccagagcaaCAAACTGATTAAAGCCCTGCTTTTATAGATCACACTGATGATGGTTGGTTAATCAAAGTTAATCTGGCTGCTGCTTTCACTCTTAAACCCTGTGGAAGCAGGAAGTAGTagtatttatctttaaataaatcatgacatggtggaatctgttgggtgttttttgtCCACTTAAGAttaaattcaaataattttagaaccttttGTCCTAATTtgtaaaaccctagaactgaaaAAGGGGGACTAAGGAGTATGGTTGAATGCACATAATTAAACAGGTGGTATTCTACAGGAagaatatatttacattttattacatatAGGTAGGTTATATTACAAATGGgtatattagaaaaaaatatacatttgcATTGGTTTGTAGCAATTCTTCACATGAAAAAGTATTAATTTGGATGTTGTCACTAGAGCAATAATAGAAAATTAGGGGAGAACCAAAGATTCAAATAATTCTgactaaaatgttcatttttcttttggacATTTTAGAGGAGCCCTCTGCTGACAAATGGAAGTCTTCATTCCAGGCAATCAACAAAAACGATGGTAACTCTCAGGGAGAAAGCACAAGCGGTGCAGAGAGGTGAGATGGACAGTTCTTTTCTCAGTCCTATCCCACAGTCTTAGATTAGATTTTGAAatattgcttgtttttgttgccctTGTGGCAGGACAGAGACAAGTGCCTCACTGACTGCTTGAAAAGTACATTTTTCACAAGATGTGCACAGCACTGAAACCGTTTTGTCCTTTGCTACCACAGTTTAGACTGTGCTAGGACTTTTTAATGCAAACTGGAGTCATTTTGATACAAGTTATCTGTAATATTGTAATTACCAGAGTTCTTCCTGTACCTGTAGGACTCAGCTGTATGATCCTAGCAGCCCTCTGTCGTCTGATTCTGAGTCAGACATATCTAAGGCTCAAGACGGCAAGCCCTCTCCAAATATCCAGGATAAAAGCATCAACTGTCAGCGGTTCTCTTCAGACAGACATAGGAGCAGCCACTGGGAATCGCCCTACTCCGAGTCAGGGAGCCGACCTCTTGACAAACACAAATTTACAACTAGACCCACAGAGAACCGAGGTCTCAGTCCCGGACGCAGACTGCCTGAAAGTCATGCTTATGGCCCAGACACTAAAACACTTGAACGCCCAGGCTATGGCTTGAAGAGTGGACCTCCGGAGCAAAGAGGCTGCAGTCCTGACAGGGCTCTTTACGGCTCCTCCACCCAGGCATTCCCAGAACCTTACAGAGGACGAAGGATTAACGGGGAGGAGAGAACAACACTGCCCGAGTACAGGAGAGAGGTAACACTGGGAACactttgattgtgttttattttctgggtatttagcttttattaaagaaaaaaaaaaacagccagtaTGCCACGGGCTTCTATGCTAAAGTTAGAAATAATTagtatcttacttgttgtagatggctcaacctcagtttggagaaatagagtttaagtcggaggagctaacagctagtctgaacgcacctaagaccaaagtggagtgCTCCTAAGGATGTCCCAATCAAGATTTTTTTAGTCCCCAATACCGATCCTCcaagtcaataaaaaacaagtatgTCAGCACCAAGTCTCAATCTGGTACTTGCtgtagttttcttctttttttttttttaccagcagcAGGATGTATAACTTCTGGGGTATCCAGGGTTCATGTTAGgcagaatatttctgccaaaataacttcataatgcaaaactgacagtaatCTAAAGGTAAGCATGAACCGCTATCTGGCTTTAGCTGTTTGGACTAGCCAATAGCTCATCAgccctgtcagaattaaaccccaactctccaaactgaagtcatttgaAGGTCTTCAGGTTGGatcatttggttgtttttttttttttcttctagcaGATGACCACCACACGTAGGTCATCTCCACCCAGGTTAAAGAGAGACCATCAGCAGCTGGGACATGTGGAAACAGGTGAActggcattttaaaatcatatttggATTCTTGTAGCAAGTTtctaggatgtttttttttatttattaggaaaacaaaatgcttgCTTCCACTTTTTTATGAAGAAATTCTCTGTATAATGTTGTTCAGCAGGACTGGACCAAAACCCACCGCCCACAAAGGTGACAAGACATGCAGACAAAACTGTGACAGTGGACAGGTAAGCACCGAGGGTGCTCATATCCAGTATCATACATGCTAGGTGACCACAGCAACAACAAGGGCTCAGATGTtcagattttcctttttcataGTGTCCAGTAATGTTAGTCAGGTCAAATTAAAGAGATGCTTTAAGCTTTACTACATGTCTGCACGAGTAAACAATGGCAAAGGCTAAACGACTCGTGTTTGGAAGTGGTCCagattaaaagtgttttaaattggTGCTGGTTGTGACACACTCCCAAGTTCCTGCTCTGTCCAGCTGAGTGTGTGAAAGGAGCTGTCCAGTCACAGGACAAAGCTGTTAATCAAActattaaaaagacatttgtcaACTGTTTCACAGTGGTTACATTCTGCTACACAACCTTGCAGAAATGTGGGAGGGAGAAGACAGGCACACACTGTTAGTGTGTTTTCAGACTCAGCTTTGTACTGGTACTGGAAAAAGGGAAATGCATGCAGACCCACTTATCACACACCAACATGCACTTCcagtttctgcttctgcttAGTATACTTCTgtgaaatgaaatgattttCACACTTGTGCTGGTGGATGATTTTTCACTCAGTAACTCAAATTTTCTAAATTCCACAACTATGAGTGAAATAACTTCAGCACCTTTACCTTCACATCCGAGTAATAGGCAGATGTTAAACCCGTTAATCCCGAGATTATGCCTACTGAGAGGTGTATTATGTGctgttgtttaatgttttctacATGAATATAGCGTTGAAACATATTTGTTATTGTCTCTTTAAAACATTGAATACTGCAGAAATTTGGTGTCTTTTTGGAAAGGATACACGGAACACTGGCagctttttgtgtaaatttatttgttttagctacgatacaggaaaaaaaaatcaaacatcaaaAGTTTGATTGCAACTTTctaaaacagctgctgcaaGAACAAGCATTTTGGGCAACATTCATGAAAAAAAGtccacaaaatcctggaggaacTGTTTGAGTTCACATTTAGCATACACTCCTGAGTCGACAActaacagaaaaatgtaaaaactcaaaTACTATCGAGATAAAAAGTGTACATGATCTATTATAGTTACATCCAATATAATCTCTGGATGACTAGAAAGAGATGTATTTAGCATTTTGCAAACTGAACTCATATAAATTTGGTTGTAGATTTATCAGCTCAGTGCTGTGGTTGTATAGATGCTGCCCACAGGATCTGCAGAATCTATAATCATCACTGATGACTCTAGAGCCATGTTAGAGTGACGATTTAcataattatcattttaaatatctCAGGTTAGACTTTCTATGTCTTTATTTGTATGACCAGTAACTTTCATATGCTGGATGGGTTGTGACTAAAATGTTGGGAGCCACTGTTTTAGagtgcagctttaaaaagtaTTAGCAATAAAACGTTATATATTATCGTTTAGAATGGGCTTTACAGATTACAGCCATCTGAATTCTTactacatgttttaaaatggagGGTGAGGTTATTTATGCCACCAGATGTcactatatttttttatttggaaccttttaatgtttttcttccagGTGTCCCATCGTTTGTGACCTCTGTGACGTTGAGCTGGCCAATGCCCAGGAGCTGGAGGAACATCTGGACTGCAGAAGTCACTGGGACACACTGGAGCACatccagcaaaaaaataaatatgacgATCTGGCAATAGCTTTCCTGCAGGTAAGATCATATCCTGCACAGGTAAATACAAGtactttatttcctttaatcTTACAGCATCTTGAAAAAGTATTTGTACTTGTTGAACTTTTCCACGATTTGTCAcgttacaaatattttactgggattttctGTGAttgaccaacacaaagtagtgcaGAATTGCTAAGTGGAGAGAAAGTGATacgtatttatttttttaacaaataaaaatctgaaaagtgtggtgtCCTTTTGTATTCATCTCCCTTTTCTCTGATACGCTAAACTAGAATCCAGAGCAACCAGCAACCTTCAAGTCACCTAATTGAGTACATTAAACCcatctgtgtgtaatttaatctcaatataaatccagctgttctgtgagcctCAAGAGGTTTGTTACAcaacattagtgatcaaacagcatcatgaagaccaaggaacacattAGACAGGTCAGGAAgaaagttgttgagaagtttaaagcagagttaggttataaaacaatatcctGAGCTTTGAACATTTCACAGAGTtctgttcaatccatcatcTGAACATGGAAAAAATATGACACAACTACAAACCTACCAGGACATGGCtgtccacctaaactgacaggcgGGGCAAGAAGAGCATTAATCTAAGAAGGAGTGAAGAAGCTCAtggtaactctggaggagctgcagaggtcCACAGTTCAGACaggacaatctgtccacaggacaactattAGTAGTGGACTCCACAAATCTGTCCTTTATGGAAGAAGAAAACCATTGTTGAACAAAAGCCAGAAGAAATCAAAATGCTGAAACACTGCATAGCACCCTGAACTCAGCATCCCCACTGTAAAACAtgatggtggcagcatcatgctgtggggatgcttttcttcagcagggacagggaagctggtcagagttgatggaTGGAGCTAAAGTCAGGACGAacctggaagaaaacctgttagaggctgcaGAAGACTTGAGAGGTGGAGGTTcagcttccagcaggacaacgacccCCAAACATCCAACCAGACCTACAATGGAACGGGTCAGATCAAAGTATATTCATGTGTTAgaatggcccagtcaaagtccagacctaaatccaactgagaatctgtgacAGGACATGAAAACTGCTGTTCAGACGCTCTCTGTCCAACCTGACTGAGCTTGGCTTGTTTCCTAAAATGGAATGGGCAAAAAAATTCAGCCTTTAGATGTGCAAAGCTGGTAGAGACTCATTCAAAAAGCTTGTGAAAGATGGCTCTACAAAATATTGACAActtgtgtaaaaattaaaataaaaattgaaaaccacgaatcattttcttttcacttcaCATTTCTGATCTCCTCTGTCTGTCacagaaaacccaaataaaaTCTTGTAAAGTTTGTGGTcataatgtgacaaaatgtggttAAGTTAAAAGGgtgtaaatactttttaaagtgCTGTAAATGTATAAAAGAGACATTATCTGATGTTCATGTCTGGTTGATGGTGGCTGTTTTTATCTTAACAGGAAGTCATGCTGTATAAGAGCCGTCACTGTAGCCGGGCGGTAGAAGAGAAGGCTCTTCAAGGTAAATGCGTCTGACAGATTAAAAACGCCACCGTCTGATTCCAGTTCCTTCAGTCAGATAACTTGTTCTGGCCCTCCTCAGCTCTGCAGGAAAAGGATCACATGACAAAGGTGGAAATGCTCCATTGCGCAGCCTGTAAAGTCTACGTGTCCACGTCTGCAGCTGATGTGCACACTCACATCAGCTCTCAGGGACACCTCGCCAACACAAAGGTAATCCTACCTCTGCATGAAACATCTGTAAGGatatattgtagtttttttgttgattgATTTTTCTCTCAGGAGTTTGAAGCGCTGCAGAGACGAGCTTGCCTTAGCAAAGCAGGCACCATGCTCAAGGAGCTTCAGCCACAgttccaacatttcctgaaggtATTTTACAGGAGAGCCCCGGTTTATTCAAAGAGAATCAAAAGCTTTTACTTTGTAGCTTAAGGGGAGTCctctttaaagatgttttccCCATAACttacagctttgttttattcttatgtttcacattatttttaaacaatgaacTGGCCCGTTATCTAATGttctttaattttactttgtCCTTAAAGTAGCCAGCTAAATGTTGGCAGTTCAACACGCTACCTTTGATCCTTTAACTGATGTAAATACATCGTTCAGGTGGAGAAAGTGAGCTTTGTAGTCTCCAGTCAGTCACATGAAATAGTTGAATAAAATAGTTGAATACACCCACAAGCTTACAGTGgggagaacaagtatttgatacactgttgatttttcaggttttcccacttgcaaagcttgtagatgactgtaatttttatcataggtactcttcaactgtgagtgatggaatctaaaacaaaaatccagaaaaatacaatgtatgatTNNNNNNNNNNNNNNNNNNNNNNNNNNNNNNNNNNNNNNNNNNNNNNNNNNNNNNNNNNNNNNNNNNNNNNNNNNNNNNNNNNNNNNNNNNNNNNNNNNNNNNNNNNNNNNNNNNNNNNNNNNNNNNNNNNNNNNNNNNNNNNNNNNNNNNNNNNNNNNNNNNNNNNNNNNNNNNNNNNNNNNNNNNNNNNNNNNNNNNNNNNNNNNNNNNNNNNNNNNNNNNNNNNNNNNNNNNNNNNNNNNNNNNNNNNNNNNNNNNNNNNNNNNNNNNNNNNNNNNNNNNNNNNNNNNNNNNNNNNNNNNNNNNNNNNNNNNNNNNNNNNNNNNNNNNNNNNNNNNNNNNNNNNNNNNNNNNNNNNNNNNNNNNNNNNNNNNNNNNNNNNNNNNNNNNNNNNNNNNNNNNNNNNNNNNNNNNNNNNNNNNNNNNNNNNNNNNNNNNNNNNNNNNNNNNNNNNNNNNNNNNNNNNNNNNNNNNNNNNNNNNNNNNNNNNNNNNNNNNNNNNNNNNNNNNNNNNNNNNNNNNNNNNNNNNNNNNNNNNNNNNNNNNNNNNNNNNNNNNNNNNNNNNNNNNNNNNNNNNNNNNNNNNNNNNNNNNNNNNNNNNNNNNNNNNNNNNNNNNNNNNNNNNNNNNNNNNNNNNNNNNNNNNNNNNNNNNNNNNNNNNNNNNNNNNNNNNNNNNNNNNNNNNNNNNNNNNNNNNNNNNNNNNNNNNNNNNNNNNNNNNNNNNNNNNNNNNNNNNNNNNNNNNNNNNNNNNNNNNNNNNNNNNNNNNNNNNNNNNNNNNNNNNNNNNNNNNNNNNNNNNNNNNNNNNNNNNNNNNNNNNNNNNNNNNNNNNNNNNNNNNNNNNNNNNNNNNNNNNNNNNNNNNNNNNNNNNNNNNNNNNNNNNNNNNNNNNNNNNNNNNNNNNNNNNNNNNNNNNNNNNNNNNNNNNNNNNNNNNNNNNNNNNNNNNNNNNNNNNNNNNNNNNNNNNNNNNNNNNNNNNNNNNNNNNNNNNNNNNNNNNNNNNNNNNNNNNNNNNNNNNNNNNNNNNNNNNNNNNNNNNNNNNNNNNNNNNNNNNNNNNNNNNNNNNNNNNNNNNNNNNNNNNNNNNNNNNNNNNNNNNNNNNNNNNNNNNNNNGAGTGGGCCAAAATCCCTGCTGCAGTGTGTGCAAACCTGGTCAAGAACTACAGGAAACGTCTGATCTCTGTAATTGCAAACAAAGGTTTCTGTACCAAATAttaagtttcatttttctggtgtatcaaatacttatttcacacaataaaatggatattaattatttaaaaatcatacattgtatttttctggatttttgttttagattccatcactcacagttgaagagtacctatgataaaaattacagtcatctaCAGGCTTTGTaagtgggaaaacctgaaaaatcaacagtgtatcaaatacttgttctcccCACTGTATATTCCCTGCTTTGCGATAATAAATTGGTTAATTGTTCATCACAACACCTTTTAGAatcataaattacatttataatGTAGAGGCGATTTAAGGTTTTGTCCAGATGTGATGTGAAGTTCATTAAACGGTTAATATTAGACTTCATTAGTACTTTTGCACATCAAAGAGTATTGGAGGATCTCAGTATTTATTTGATGTTGTCAAATATTTGCACATGATGGGACGGTGTCAGAGTTGAGCAAACTTCTGTCCCGACCTGAGCCGCAGCAGGTATGAACATTTCACTGGAGCTCAAACTGTGGTCGAGAGTTTTCTTCTCTTCACTTCCCAGTAATGCAGCCagagttgttttctttaactttatattCAACTGATGTGTTTAAGACTCCTGAATCGGCCTGTttcacctgaacacacacagactaaaGCAGTTATTAGTTTTAGGACTTTGAAGCCAGGGGAAGTGAAGAAAGCCCTGCTACATTGAACTTGTTTCCCCTCAGTTCGCCCATAATGaactttgattgttttattatttatttgtttgtgcgTATATTAGGTTGCATTTATGTTATGATTCATAGAACCTATAAAAGCAACGCCACTTCCTGTAACCTAATCTTtgttactaaaaacaaacatctcattGATCTGTTTATATTACGTCTGAACTCTTGCTTTCTTCCAGGGTGGCTCCCCGTTTCAGTGAGATCGAGTCTCCCAACTCTTCAGCTGAAGGACATCAGACTTTAGACCCAAACTAACATGTGATCGTTATGACTGTGTCTCAATAAAGTTTTTGGACTATCTTGACTTTTAATTCACCGAGAAAGTTTGTCTTTGTAACTTCAAATACAAAATGGTTAGCAAAAAGTcccaagtttttaaaatgtttttattttatttagaacaacacaaatgttttacGTCTTGTATCTGTGTGATATAgtacatttcaaattaaattattttaaaacagtatatttaaacattaaatatagaTGTCGTATGAACGGTATGATCAGCACGGGGTGCGCAgaagcttaattttttttcctgaaccgactttcttttttttcttttttgtattagAAACAATGCAATCACTGAAAtactataaaacattttatatgcaTAAAAAATTGCAGACAATGTTTTCCCCCAAATCTTTTCCTCTGTGTGACTCCGGCCTAATAAGAGACTGTGGGCATTTATCGGATCATGTTGCAATCCAAaggaaacatgtttgtgttcaagGTGAGTGTTGATACAGAACAGAGGTGCTCCCAAATGTCGACTAAAACCATGAAGAATCTGAGGTAAAAGTTGTCTTCATTAGAAATGGATTCAACACTACATTACTGcataaaacaagaagacaaGTCTGTTCGTTGGGAATTTCATTCCATAAAAATGGGCCgtgtaaaaacagacaaaggtAACAATATCCAAATGAATCAAATCTTTTACCTGTCCAAACGTTCCAATACGCACAATGCCCAAAACATTGAGCTCAATTGTACTTTTGGCTAGTATGTcattgacttaaaaaaaaaacaaaagtaagtgAACAAACATCCAATGTACATACACATACAGTCTAGTGAAATCTAAAAAAGGTCCCCGTTGGATTCATGAAGCAGCGTGTGCGACTGTCAAAGAGCTGTCATGATCCGCCTTGAGGATTGGGGGGTTTGTGGCCATCGAGGTGACCTCTACCATGCCTAGTCCAGTGTGAGGGACACCAGTGTTCATAATGTGtctctgtaaatgtttaatccAATCCTCCTGGACTGACAGTGGACCCTGGAAGACGAGGTCACAGAACCTTTGGAGAGGAAGACACCAACAATGAGAAATCAGCCGCAgacaatctgaaaacaaaaaaaatctgacttttggACTTGAAATCTGATGC contains:
- the LOC108244502 gene encoding DBIRD complex subunit ZNF326 isoform X2 — its product is MNRHNKFPFAHSVMPKAPASGPRQAPPSRVPQAFVEAMKRISASETALSTPLQSKKEEPSADKWKSSFQAINKNDGNSQGESTSGAERTQLYDPSSPLSSDSESDISKAQDGKPSPNIQDKSINCQRFSSDRHRSSHWESPYSESGSRPLDKHKFTTRPTENRGLSPGRRLPESHAYGPDTKTLERPGYGLKSGPPEQRGCSPDRALYGSSTQAFPEPYRGRRINGEERTTLPEYRREQMTTTRRSSPPRLKRDHQQLGHVETGLDQNPPPTKVTRHADKTVTVDRCPIVCDLCDVELANAQELEEHLDCRSHWDTLEHIQQKNKYDDLAIAFLQEVMLYKSRHCSRAVEEKALQALQEKDHMTKVEMLHCAACKVYVSTSAADVHTHISSQGHLANTKEFEALQRRACLSKAGTMLKELQPQFQHFLKGGSPFQ
- the LOC108244502 gene encoding DBIRD complex subunit ZNF326 isoform X4 — encoded protein: MNRHNKFPFAHSVMPKAPASGPRQAPPSRVPQAFVEAMKRISASETALSTPLQSKKEEPSADKWKSSFQAINKNDGNSQGESTSGAERTQLYDPSSPLSSDSESDISKAQDGKPSPNIQDKSINCQRFSSDRHRSSHWESPYSESGSRPLDKHKFTTRPTENRGLSPGRRLPESHAYGPDTKTLERPGYGLKSGPPEQRGCSPDRALYGSSTQAFPEPYRGRRINGEERTTLPEYRREMTTTRRSSPPRLKRDHQQLGHVETGLDQNPPPTKVTRHADKTVTVDRCPIVCDLCDVELANAQELEEHLDCRSHWDTLEHIQQKNKYDDLAIAFLQEVMLYKSRHCSRAVEEKALQALQEKDHMTKVEMLHCAACKVYVSTSAADVHTHISSQGHLANTKEFEALQRRACLSKAGTMLKELQPQFQHFLKGGSPFQ
- the LOC108244502 gene encoding DBIRD complex subunit ZNF326 isoform X3 translates to MNRHNKFPFAHSVMPKAPASGPRQAPPSRVPQAFVEAMKRISASETALSTPLQSKKEEPSADKWKSSFQAINKNDGNSQGESTSGAERTQLYDPSSPLSSDSESDISKAQDGKPSPNIQDKSINCQRFSSDRHRSSHWESPYSESGSRPLDKHKFTTRPTENRGLSPGRRLPESHAYGPDTKTLERPGYGLKSGPPEQRGCSPDRALYGSSTQAFPEPYRGRRINGEERTTLPEYRREMTTTRRSSPPRLKRDHQQLGHVETAGLDQNPPPTKVTRHADKTVTVDRCPIVCDLCDVELANAQELEEHLDCRSHWDTLEHIQQKNKYDDLAIAFLQEVMLYKSRHCSRAVEEKALQALQEKDHMTKVEMLHCAACKVYVSTSAADVHTHISSQGHLANTKEFEALQRRACLSKAGTMLKELQPQFQHFLKGGSPFQ
- the LOC108244502 gene encoding DBIRD complex subunit ZNF326 isoform X1; the protein is MNRHNKFPFAHSVMPKAPASGPRQAPPSRVPQAFVEAMKRISASETALSTPLQSKKEEPSADKWKSSFQAINKNDGNSQGESTSGAERTQLYDPSSPLSSDSESDISKAQDGKPSPNIQDKSINCQRFSSDRHRSSHWESPYSESGSRPLDKHKFTTRPTENRGLSPGRRLPESHAYGPDTKTLERPGYGLKSGPPEQRGCSPDRALYGSSTQAFPEPYRGRRINGEERTTLPEYRREQMTTTRRSSPPRLKRDHQQLGHVETAGLDQNPPPTKVTRHADKTVTVDRCPIVCDLCDVELANAQELEEHLDCRSHWDTLEHIQQKNKYDDLAIAFLQEVMLYKSRHCSRAVEEKALQALQEKDHMTKVEMLHCAACKVYVSTSAADVHTHISSQGHLANTKEFEALQRRACLSKAGTMLKELQPQFQHFLKGGSPFQ
- the LOC108244502 gene encoding DBIRD complex subunit ZNF326 isoform X5, which encodes MPKAPASGPRQAPPSRVPQAFVEAMKRISASETALSTPLQSKKEEPSADKWKSSFQAINKNDGNSQGESTSGAERTQLYDPSSPLSSDSESDISKAQDGKPSPNIQDKSINCQRFSSDRHRSSHWESPYSESGSRPLDKHKFTTRPTENRGLSPGRRLPESHAYGPDTKTLERPGYGLKSGPPEQRGCSPDRALYGSSTQAFPEPYRGRRINGEERTTLPEYRREQMTTTRRSSPPRLKRDHQQLGHVETAGLDQNPPPTKVTRHADKTVTVDRCPIVCDLCDVELANAQELEEHLDCRSHWDTLEHIQQKNKYDDLAIAFLQEVMLYKSRHCSRAVEEKALQALQEKDHMTKVEMLHCAACKVYVSTSAADVHTHISSQGHLANTKEFEALQRRACLSKAGTMLKELQPQFQHFLKGGSPFQ